The Malus sylvestris chromosome 12, drMalSylv7.2, whole genome shotgun sequence genome contains a region encoding:
- the LOC126592223 gene encoding uncharacterized protein LOC126592223 — METVKVTPIAELRPYTKADKIKICVCRIWKSSISATVRKYVTLHCILVDETNNAVEASALDIDCELVASKIDAGSCYENMNFCTIKIRGKYKVVPHETQVIFIGTIVFKKLSTVFPPIPRHRFFLLDFNLLYPHLNRDNILTENIVLNSTGSSFFFIDPDIPEVNSYKSMSMHF, encoded by the exons ATGGAAACAGTTAAGGTTACCCCTATTGCAGAATTGCGTCCTTACACTAAAGCGGACAAAATAAAGATTTGTGTCTGTAGGATATGGAAATCTAGCATTTCTGCAACTGTTCGCAAATACGTAACACTACATTGTATCTTGGTTGATGAAACG AACAATGCAGTTGAAGCATCTGCGTTAGACATCGATTGTGAACTGGTAGCCTCAAAGATTGACGCTGGTAGTTGTTACGAAAACATGAATTTTTGCACGATCAAAATCAGAGGAAAGTATAAAGTGGTGCCGCATGAAACCCAGGTTATATTTATTGGTACAATAGTGTTTAAAAAATTGTCTACCGTCTTTCCACCCATCCCTCGACATCGGTTTTTCCTACTAGATTTCAACCTGCTCTATCCCCATTTGAACAGAGATAATATTCTTACAG AGAACATCGTCTTGAATAGTACTggatcctctttttttttcatcgACCCAGACATCCCGGAGGTTAACTCATATAAATCAATGTCAATGCACTTTTAA